The DNA sequence CATGTCCAAGGATGTTGCATCTCGGAACGTTAATTCGCGGGCTTCGTGCACGAGCAGTGAAAGTGTATTGTTGCACAATGGTCACGTTCGTCTGTCGGGTCTGTCGACCCGAGATTACGTGTCTTATCCAGATCGACGGATCTAATTACCGTCATTCGAATTGCGGGCCTACTTAAAGTTGGTTGTCGCCTCGCGCGATACTCGTGATATTCCTTTTACGATCTGTCAATGCCAACTATCTGATCCCCGTTGGGCTTtcttatatatctttatatgtatacatctTTTATTGACTATAATACGCTTGAATATTTTCCagacattattattttatgacgGAAGAAGCAAGCTGAACAAAACCGAggagaaatataatatgtataataacgaatgaacaaaacgaaaaaaagaaagattagtAACATCAAACGCTAAATCACTGATACATGAATGCACGTGTAAACGTACAGCCACACGTTCGGTATTTGCCAGAGTAAATTGCTCAGAAATTTATGTAGATAGTACTCCGGCCCGGCCCCGTCCCTTTCACAAGCTAATTCGATCATAACCCAGAGCACTTTTTAAGGTATCCAGCACGATCGGTAGCCTCGAGGTGTGCTGGTTAGGTTTTTAACGAGTATTACCTCCGGGACTAAGCCCAAACATGTTTAAAGCTCGCGTAGTTTACTTCTTCGTGCGTGGTAAAAATTACGTGTTACATTGTACTTGATAAAGCGCAGTTCTCTCGCTAAACGTATGTACAGCTCGCAAAATCGCTTCTTGACATCCATCGACCATACGTGGATCAGTTATGcgattaaattacataaaagtaATGGAAGCGGGCTGAACAAAGAGTATACTTACTATTGTAGAAACATTGGTTGCATCTTACTCGATTCGACGATTTCCTGGCGTTTTAAATTTCACACGATAAAGTTGATTAAACCGTAAATCATATTAagatagataattaattattggcccactaatattaaaaattacatttaaaattttagttttattgcAAAATCAAGTACACCCAGGATCGTGGACATTCcgtatatgtatgcatattcTTAGTaacttgaattattttagGAATATCCGAGGTAACAGCAATGATAAACACTAAATATGCGGATCCGAGGGAGGATCATCCCGACGTGCAGCTAATCTTTGGCGGCTACCTGGCTGATTGCGCGGAGACTGGTATGGTAGGCGAGAAGAAAGGTACGAACCGCAGCATCTATATTATCCCGACTATCCTGCATCCGAAGAGTCGCGGTTATCTGCGATTACGAAACAACGATCCTCTCTCAAAGCCGCTGATTTATCCCAAGTACTTGAGTCATCCCGACGACGTGGCCGCTCTTGTAGAAGCTGTCAAGTTCAGCATTCGATTATCGGAAACTCAGGCGCTCAAAAGGTATACAAACTTACTTGTAATCCTCAGCGATTTTCTCTTCTCGTAGATAAGAACAAAGAGcgtaaattttgtaaaacatttcTTCAGGTATGGCTTCGAACTGGATCGAACTCCCGTAAAGAACTGCGAACATCTCAAGTTCGGTTGCGACGCCTACTGGGAGTGTGCGATTCGACATGATACCGCGCCCGAAAATCATCAAGCTGGATCTTGCAAAATGGGACCAGCAGACGATCCAATGGCCGTGGTTGATAATCAACTGCGAGTTAGAGGGGTACGAGGTGTAAGAGTAGCCGATACAAGTATTATGCCAAGTGTGACGTCAGGAAACACAAATGCACCGGCTATTATGATCGGTACGTGAATCTTGTTCGTTTCCtttgttcttctttttatatctatatatgtTGCAGGTGAAAGAGCGGCAGACTTTATCAAGAAGACTTGGATCGGTTgacttgaaattattaattaaacgaatcaACATATTGATGCATTGTCATATTTTGCGCTAGATACCCTGTTTTTTTACACATAGAAAAatacctgaaaaaaaaaaaaaaaaaaaaaaaaaagaaaaaagaaaaaaagaaaaagaatttaaaaaacatatagaacgtttacgaaattatatacatacgcGAAATGTACATTCAtttcttcaatattttcaAGTATAACATTACAAAATAAGTATTACATTACatgtatgtaaaaattaagCGAAACTCACGTATGCGAGCGTATACATCGCAGGTGTATGCGCCCATACGATTCTTTTACGTGTTACTTTGAATCTCCCAccgtagataaaaaaaaaatatatatatacataattttgtataacatCAGTTTCTTTCtctaataatttcataaaattttgattaaaaatgcattagTTTCAATAACATGCAATTCATTTGAtgtattgagaaaaaaaaactttaatattataagatACTCTTTACAAATTTGATGTATCGTACGTTTAAAttcgttttataataatacttgCACATATTATAGTAATATAAGCTCATAACTTGATAATTGTATTGATACATATTTACATCGTATTACcgagcaaaattaatttttaactggtaactattaaataaaataagccaACTATTCAGTTTTATCGTAAatgtaaatacataaaataacgTAACTAATAACATATTGAATATCCGTATCACATATACGAAgcataatttttctaaaaacaaatatattttctaaaaaaaattgttttaccattttttttacatatattacatatattactgtattattattattattattatatccaataatatattatcgatagttttaaaaaatttgtgcaaacaagagaataaaaaaaaaaaaataacaaaaataaaaaaaaaatgaatagtATATGTGAAATAGTACACAACTATAATTAACgcaattatacttttataaatttaatttagtttatatTTGTCGCTTGCAACatatgcaattattttcatatcCGGACTGTGAAACAatgatttattacattttatgttgtttcgaataaataaataattataaatatttctgtatccgtttataatatcaaataaattcagctttaaataaaatttaaagtttttatcgtaataacaAACATATGATAATactataactttttttttttttgtaaaatataaattgtacatATCTTAATACCTTTGGTATTTGCAtctattataaatttgataagTAGGCAGATATTAAAGACGTGGTTTCATAACCTTAAAACTAGTTTTCTTATTAGCTAAGGCTTCGGTGCGGGCACATACATTTTCCGAGCTTCGCTTAATGACATCCATATACTCGCTCGACGTTTGAATGTCACATTGCATTTTTGCTTCATCGTAACAAGTGTCTGATTTTGACGCACTTAGAAGTGGCTTCGTATCTAcctagatataaaataaacatgtTTAATTATCatactaaaaatatacgaaatatgttaattatcaCCTGAATTTACCATCGACTCGTTTCTTATGATGTTCTGAGGCCATTTTTCAGCATGTTGAAAATAATCCGGTTTACTTTCTCTGTGAAATAAGTCACTCTGTGAAATCAATTTACATATaacacaattatattaatttttgtatataccTAAATTCAGAGCTACGTTTCTGCCATAATGTTGCATTCTTTGTATGTCCTTCTTCATAGCTACAGATAGGATTTGTTTTTTGTGATTGCTCCGATTCGTCACAGGTACACACTTTGTCCAAAAATGAACACGATTTGACAAAATGTTCCATGCTACAAATCGCAGTTTCTGCAAATGGATCTTGTCCAGAAGCATTTTGTTTGCCAACGATTGTATTATTCATGTCGTAACTTCGCGAGACATCGTTTCCAGAATCATGTTTCTTACTGTACTCCGTGCCGTTCTTTAGTACACCGTCTATCACATCGTTGtcgtttttcaaattttcatCGTCAATCGAAAACACATTGTCATCAACTTTTTCTCTCTTGGTAACATGATTATTACTCGAACTTTCATTTACATCATTTTGACTACTACTGAGAGCCATTTCACAGCTGCTTATAGAGTTGGAGCTTCTGTCTCTAGCACTCACAGAACTTTCTAAGCTATCTGCGACATTTCTCGCTTTAGAAACCGATGTAggaatcgtaatttcaatGTTActttcaataacgatcttacCGCTAACTTCGACGAAATcgtttttatctttcaaagTTACATCATTAATGTTATTAAGAATAGTACTGTTCAATGTCTCATTACTAATATTATTGAATCTATCCTTAGCCAACACCAGGTTTTTATTGTCAATGGCACTCTCTTCCGATTTACAAATTCGCTTTGATTGGCTACTTAGCGCAAGTGATTGTACGGGTTTATCTAAGCCCTGATCTAAAGAAGACCCAAGGGATGATTTTATACCTTTTAATTGACTTATTGATCTCGAAGGACGATGAcacttttcaaaaattattttttgcaacgGTGGTGTAAGAGGTAGATTTTGTTTACCATTACCACTTTCAGTATCTAAAGACGAGGTAGAAAATGTTCGTTTTGAATCATCTAAgctgcaaataataaaatgataaaattgaaataaattaacaggctaattaattaaaaaaaaagaagacaatCTATAATATAAGTACGTACTTAAACAAGTAAAGAATGTGGAGTATAAGATACATACTGTGTTTGATTGGGCTTAATGTTGATTAGTGTGGAGAGATTTGACAATGTCGATCTTAAATCGGTAGTAGGGAGGCCACAATACCACCTAAGTTGtgctatatttttatttaataaatatacagcATAATGGAATTGTAGTTTGTCTTTGCTTCGAGCAAATAGTGGAAACCTAAAATCATAACGTGCAAGAAATGATACATGCATATATTGGTTatcaacaaaaataattacaagtaGTTCTTACTGTCTGTCATTATCAGGCAAGCTGTCTGTGATATGATCTATAACTTTACTACGCGAGCCATAATGTATTATAGGATACCTCGTTGGCACATTCAAAAAGTTTGCAATCATTTGCGTTGTATGAGCAACAAAACCTAATGCAACAGCCACTTGTGTATCATTTGACAATTCCAATTCTTCGCTATCCGGCAAATAAAcgtcgtttattttaaatttcccGGTACTGtcctgcaaaataaaataaaaaagtattagtCACTCAACTTGACAAGCTCACACATTCtgcaatacttttttttttttttattaaacttatacCTGTTGAATGggatatattaaatacaattctGAAATTAACTGTCGTCGTCTCTGAGCAAGTTGACTGCTCAACTGCAAATATGTCTCTCTGGTATCTACATGGTTTTGTCGCCACTCATTTAGTCTTTCTATATCTTTATTCAATTCTCTATATTTCTCCATTAAGATAGAACCTAGCAAATAaaggatttttatttaaaatatatcgagcGCATAACTCATATATGTGTCATATACATGagtgtatatatataccaACCATGATCTTGATTTTCTTCTACAATATTAGTATGTACTTGATTCAGTATACGGATTTCTCCCATTTTTCGGGCTCTTTcttgttctaataattttgttctaaATTTCGCCATTTCCAATTCTctacgtattttaataatttccagtttcttttctttattcacTCTTCGTGGTTGCAATAATCGATTTAAAGTGGTCTGTGGATATTTGGGAGGGTGAAAATTATCGCCCGAGGCAATGCGTATTCTCAGCGTTTGTACAGATTCGGTCTGTTGCTTTAGCGCCTGCATTTTACTTCTTAAACTGCTGAGCTTATTCACAGTATAACTATTCCTTATCTCAGACACACTTATAGTCATATAAAGATAGCGCTTTGAATCTAAAGCTGTTACAAAGCAGTATGTAGGAGTAAAGTATCCaccgtgaaaataaaatatcaaagaaTTTTCCTTCAAAATACTTCCTAGATTAGATGGCAGTTTAGAACCTATGTACATCAATCCTGTAAATGATATTCCCCATGTGAAGAGAGTAACATCAGCTGTATTATCACATGGTATTAAACGCTTCCAAACtctcaaaataatttctgttaaaaaaaaattggtaattattaaaaaaatatgttcaataaaagttaaattaacaTACATAAATGTATGCATATATAGCATTTATTATATCAACAGTAAACTCACCACTGGCTGTTGAATAACCTGTGGCATATAAAGTTGGTATTTCAAGACTGGACCACCTTGGATTAGCATTGTCAATTGCTTCACTCGTATATAACGGAGACGACATACTAGATCTATGTAACGTGTAATAAAACCAACATGTTCTTCCATTCACATCAGTCTTCAAATTATGGCCTATTACCTGTATTAAACCTCTCAGCCgtaactaaaaatttttttttaatgtatatcaAACGTTCTTGcgttcaaaaagaaaaagttaggaatagtttctattaaaaaatatatctaattatactaatttaatttgtaattcaCCTGTTGAGTGGCAAGAGGAAGCCAAGTTTTGTACCGTGGGGCAATTCGTGGTTGAAGGGTAAGATCTAAATCCTTAACGATACTTTGCGATTCGTGTAGCTCCATCGTGTAAATTCATAGTACTGCGATTATATATCATTCGGCTAAAGAGATAGTCACGTATCAATGCGAAACTAGGGCGAAATCGGGTCGaacgagataaatataaaCGGGCAGATAGTTATAAAATCACAGGGACAGATTATACCGAACTTTTAAAGATGTATGACTATGAGTAAAATCGTTAATTTTGTGTCATCATTTCAATCATTTGATCGCTACAACGTATACACTCGTATACATATTTGTACAATTCATATCCGTAGTAATCTTGAAACAAAATATGATaactattttacaaattctgaCAGTTACCCTCTCGAAAACGTTAGTGAGAAAGAAAATCCAGAAGGAATGTCAGAACTCGGAAGTCGGAAGAAATGCAAATAACATTCCGAAAAGCATCTCACATTGTGCGAAAGAATTCAGCCAATGAAAGCGCGGAATTAAGTCTGACATGTATGAAACAactcaaaaaataaaaattcgtaaaagatatcaatatattaaatcaaGACATTgaaaattaacgattaaaataaaagaataatgaaaactaataaataacgcaaaaaacaagcgtaaaatattgtatttgcGTCGACGGTAGCGCCAACAGCATTTAATAAACGGATATTTTCgaaactaccaaaatcgatggtgatactgttaagtttaaacattatttgcaattgatctctaattattaaaaatagttccaGTTGAATTACAGGCTTGGGAGTTTTTGTTGAGCTAGAAGAAggttgaaaatatataaaaaaatccaacgggaaccTCGAAATAGCAGCAAAATGTTTTTCTGAAGCAGTACAAGTGCAGTAAAACTTCTGTGACCCTTGCAGAACTCCAATCACCAAAAATCtggaatatataattatttaacgttaagaaaattatttaattgtatttaaaacactctagtacacttaaataaaccgaatttttgtctgaaatttaatttagaagcctgaaaaaaatttatttagatgtaACTTTACTATTAACctataacacatacctgtcacttttaaaacacttatgaaaaatagttcccgtcgatgtagagccttggaactttttgggcagcaaaagggaggtttaaatttgataaaaaatccaacggagcactcgaggaaaacgcagaactattttcacaagctgtacaagtgcagtgaaacttctgtgaccctcgcagaactccaatcaccaaaaatctggaatatataattatttaacgttaagaaaattatttaattgtatttaaaacactctagtacacttaaataaaccgaatttaagtcagaaatttaatttagaagcctgaaaaaaatttatttagatgtaACTTTACTATTAACctataacacatacctgtcacttttaaaacacttataaaaaatagttcccgtcgatgtagagccttggaactttttgggcagcaaaagggaggtttaaatttgataaaaaatccaacggagcactcgaggaaaacgcagaactattttcacaagctgtacaagtgcagtgaaacttctgtgaccctcgcagaactccaatcaccaaaaatctggaatatataattatttaacgttaagaaaattatttaattgtatttaaaacactctagtacacttaaataaaccgaatttaagtcagaaatttaacttagaaacctgaaaataattttttaagagtaactctacttttaacctataaaacatacctgtcactttttttaagtcaaattatttatatttcccgtTGATTTACAAGCTTGGGACTTTGTGGGGCAAAAGTAGAAGCAAGAAACTGTAATGGAAAGCCAACGGGATCCTCGAGGAATCAGCAGAAATCCCTCTCACCAAGTATAGATAACAGTAAAAAATCTGCGGCCTTCCAAGTTTCCAATCACAAGataactaaaatatatattttagagttATAAAACTTATTGAAATGTAACGTGGGCACTGTAATACACTTAATAAAAGcgaacttaaataaaaaatttaacttagaagtcttaaaattattaaaataagcgTAAATTGTCACTCAATTAATATCGACCAAtagaaacacagcattaatactgacattcatgaaacgattaaaataataaaatattgtaaaattacttaataaatagcattaaattgttgtaaattaacgtgcaataTACGATTcagtataaaaacttacaaataacgcaaaaaacaagcgtaaaatgtcactcgattaatATCGACCAATAGAAACACAgaattagtactgacattcatgaaacgactcgattaataaaatattgtaaaaataattaataaatagcattaaattgttgtaaattaacgtgcaataTATGATGGTGGCGGTGCAGATAGACACAGTTCGATtggacacagtgcgattggacACGTAACAATTGGACACAGTTCGATTGGACACAGAGCGATTAGACACGTAACAATTGGACACGTGCAATTGGACACAAAAAGATGCTCACAGTTCaaatgcccaccgttcaattgcCTACAGTTCGATTGCCCACTGTGCATTTGCCCACAGTTCGATTGCCCACTGTGCAATTGCCCACAGTTTGATTGCCCACCGTGCTATTGCCCACAGTTCGATTGACCTCAATAAAGTTAGCACTCCCATttcggaatttttaatttttgttatagcCAATCGGTTGTAAGTCGTTTGTTATTGAATgttagataaagaaaaacgtttgttagataatattttttacagaaattaaaaaataaatttgaatatacagggtgtctcaccccatgtgtcgaatccgttaggaatagacagaactcgggtagacaaataagaaagtcccacaccattttgcaaaattctcaatggttattgagaaaaaaattaatttgtctagcgcaagagcaacaaggaagctgcgggcgagtgagcgtgacaggtgaatggctaggaatggcgccgtcgcctgtcgcgctcactcacgcgtggcttccttatcgctcttgcgctagacaaattaatttttttctcaataatcattgagaattttgcaaaatagtgtgggactttcttatttgtctacccgagttctatctattcctaacggattcgacacatggggtgagacaccctgtatagttAGCACcccaagtaaaatttttacttttacttacGCTTAATCGATGCGTAATTGTTTGTTATTCTCGAATATGCAAAGAAAATCGTTTGTTAGATCAtagttttcttaaaaaaatgcaaaaatataataagaagcATGTGCAAATTTTAAGTCGTTATTCATGAACACCAGCCTTAACTGATTGTGagtttccattttatgttacattcAATGCattaaacttaaaatgcaaagaaatCAAACTGCCGCAGATATACAAGGTGTCctaaatattattagcaatattaaaactgtgggtagggaatcagatttggagaagaaaagtcctttacgaatttgtaaaattcgtaaccattattgaaaaaaaaattaatttgtctagcgcatgagcgacaagaaagctacgcgtgagtgagcgcgacagacgacggcgccatttctaaccattcgcctgtcgcgctcactcacgcgcagcttccttgttgctcatgcgctagacaaattaattttcttttcaataatggttacgaattttacaaattcgtaaaggacttttcgtcccCAAATCTGATTCCttacccacagttttaatattgctaataatatttcgaacaccctgtataaaaaaataacattctttgaattttaagttttacgtGAATTAATAACTGTCCAAGCGTATCAAGATTCACACATCAATTACAATGGGTTGGATTAGgttaattttaacaatcgtGAGGCCCCCCGCAGGGGGGCTGAATCTCCTGtctgccattttttattatggaaaaaattataaatttaataaagtttcgaTTAAATGCCtgtgaatataataaatatctttattaaactAAGGTTTTccaatttcaaatttaataaaggtaTTTTCAACTTTTGGTGGGCAATTGCACAGTGGGCAATCAAACTGTGGGTAATTGCACAGTGGGCAATCGAACTGTGGGCAATAGCACTGAGGGCAATCGAACGTTTTTCAACTTTTGGTGGGCAATAACACGGTGGGCAATTGCACAGTGGGCAATCGAACTGTGGGCAATTAAACGGTGGGCAATTGAACTGTGGGCATCTTTTTGTGTCTAATTGCACGTGTCCAATTGTTACGTGTCCAATCGAACTGTGTCCAATCTCGCTGTGTCCCATTGTTACGTGTCCAATCGAACTGTGTCCATCTGCCATACACTCGTGACATGTCAATAAACTGACAATGAAtcgatcgataaattattcgcaCCATCTAACGACGCATAAATGAAAAGGACGTTTTTTGGAGTCAACGACGAAAAGAGTTTTATTCTTGAAAGAAAActttatatcgcgatatttctGTTCGAAGTTACGTAAACggaaaaataaagacattttTCTGATATAATTTGACCCTTATCTACACAATAAGCCAAACtagaaagcgatcggttcAACCGTTGTTGAGATCTGAACATTACAGATTTCTCAATAATTCGTTTCGCGCgaaagaggcacggtagtgcgcTGCGCCTGTAAGCGAcggttttaaatattacagcaAAAGAGTAGCAACGGCCACGcgattaattatgttattctACCGACGATCGTATGTAGAGCCGCGTGTTCCCGGCGTGATGCCGCGGTAACAAGACTCGAAAGAGAACATTCGAAAACACGTTGTAATTGTTGACGAAAGTCGATAGAACATTCGAGAACACCCGAAGCGCGGTAGCGAAGAAAGAGGCGCTTTCGCCGAATATAAAGAGCGTCTCCGAGAGCGCGAGGCAAATTAGTCGGAACTATCGAAATAGCCGAGACAAACAGAGTCGAATAGAATAGTTTTTGTCGAGTCGAAATTgtcgaaaatataataatcagaTCTCTTCGatatttgtattttgtaaaatcgtgTTCGTCCTTATTGAGTCAATTAAAATAGtgttgttaattaaaagtaaccTGTGGTTTGAACttcccaaaaaaaaataatctttcacgcctatacttggcgcgaggcactatcGTTCTTCTTgataaacgatattttttacaatatcacGCATAAATCGAGTGCATTCGGAAATCCACGAGCTTGTTCGGAACGTAAcaagaataatataaagtaagaAACGCAAATAAAAGTCTTAGTCGGTTAAGAGCAACcaaaaaactcggaataatgGCTCGAGCTC is a window from the Cardiocondyla obscurior isolate alpha-2009 linkage group LG01, Cobs3.1, whole genome shotgun sequence genome containing:
- the Uvrag gene encoding UV radiation resistance-associated protein isoform X1 is translated as MELHESQSIVKDLDLTLQPRIAPRYKTWLPLATQQLRLRGLIQVIGHNLKTDVNGRTCWFYYTLHRSSMSSPLYTSEAIDNANPRWSSLEIPTLYATGYSTASEIILRVWKRLIPCDNTADVTLFTWGISFTGLMYIGSKLPSNLGSILKENSLIFYFHGGYFTPTYCFVTALDSKRYLYMTISVSEIRNSYTVNKLSSLRSKMQALKQQTESVQTLRIRIASGDNFHPPKYPQTTLNRLLQPRRVNKEKKLEIIKIRRELEMAKFRTKLLEQERARKMGEIRILNQVHTNIVEENQDHGSILMEKYRELNKDIERLNEWRQNHVDTRETYLQLSSQLAQRRRQLISELYLIYPIQQDSTGKFKINDVYLPDSEELELSNDTQVAVALGFVAHTTQMIANFLNVPTRYPIIHYGSRSKVIDHITDSLPDNDRQFPLFARSKDKLQFHYAVYLLNKNIAQLRWYCGLPTTDLRSTLSNLSTLINIKPNQTHLDDSKRTFSTSSLDTESGNGKQNLPLTPPLQKIIFEKCHRPSRSISQLKGIKSSLGSSLDQGLDKPVQSLALSSQSKRICKSEESAIDNKNLVLAKDRFNNISNETLNSTILNNINDVTLKDKNDFVEVSGKIVIESNIEITIPTSVSKARNVADSLESSVSARDRSSNSISSCEMALSSSQNDVNESSSNNHVTKREKVDDNVFSIDDENLKNDNDVIDGVLKNGTEYSKKHDSGNDVSRSYDMNNTIVGKQNASGQDPFAETAICSMEHFVKSCSFLDKVCTCDESEQSQKTNPICSYEEGHTKNATLWQKRSSEFRESKPDYFQHAEKWPQNIIRNESMVDTKPLLSASKSDTCYDEAKMQCDIQTSSEYMDVIKRSSENVCARTEALANKKTSFKVMKPRL
- the Uvrag gene encoding UV radiation resistance-associated protein isoform X2, yielding MELHESQSIVKDLDLTLQPRIAPRYKTWLPLATQQLRLRGLIQVIGHNLKTDVNGRTCWFYYTLHRSSMSSPLYTSEAIDNANPRWSSLEIPTLYATGYSTASEIILRVWKRLIPCDNTADVTLFTWGISFTGLMYIGSKLPSNLGSILKENSLIFYFHGGYFTPTYCFVTALDSKRYLYMTISVSEIRNSYTVNKLSSLRSKMQALKQQTESVQTLRIRIASGDNFHPPKYPQTTLNRLLQPRRVNKEKKLEIIKIRRELEMAKFRTKLLEQERARKMGEIRILNQVHTNIVEENQDHGSILMEKYRELNKDIERLNEWRQNHVDTRETYLQLSSQLAQRRRQLISELYLIYPIQQDSTGKFKINDVYLPDSEELELSNDTQVAVALGFVAHTTQMIANFLNVPTRYPIIHYGSRSKVIDHITDSLPDNDRQFPLFARSKDKLQFHYAVYLLNKNIAQLRWYCGLPTTDLRSTLSNLSTLINIKPNQTHLDDSKRTFSTSSLDTESGNGKQNLPLTPPLQKIIFEKCHRPSRSISQLKGIKSSLGSSLDQGLDKPVQSLALSSQSKRICKSEESAIDNKNLVLAKDRFNNISNETLNSTILNNINDVTLKDKNDFVEVSGKIVIESNIEITIPTSVSKARNVADSLESSVSARDRSSNSISSCEMALSSSQNDVNESSSNNHVTKREKVDDNVFSIDDENLKNDNDVIDGVLKNGTEYSKKHDSGNDVSRSYDMNNTIVGKQNASGQDPFAETAICSMEHFVKSCSFLDKVCTCDESEQSQKTNPICSYEEGHTKNATLWQKRSSEFRESKPDYFQHAEKWPQNIIRNESMVNSGRYEATSKCVKIRHLLR